From the genome of Clarias gariepinus isolate MV-2021 ecotype Netherlands chromosome 28, CGAR_prim_01v2, whole genome shotgun sequence, one region includes:
- the dpm3 gene encoding dolichol-phosphate mannosyltransferase subunit 3 yields MTKLLEWLLGVSLVAVAWGLVTFDLLGLHLPPVYKEVAWPMPVYLLVVFGCYSLATVGYRVATFNDCEDAAKELQAQIKEAKDDLKKKGLKM; encoded by the coding sequence ATGACCAAACTTCTGGAGTGGCTTCTGGGCGTCTCGCTGGTCGCAGTTGCCTGGGGACttgtgacctttgaccttctTGGCTTGCACTTGCCTCCCGTGTACAAGGAGGTGGCTTGGCCGATGCCCGTGTACCTGCTGGTGGTGTTTGGGTGCTATTCTCTGGCAACGGTCGGGTACCGAGTAGCCACGTTTAACGACTGCGAGGATGCAGCCAAAGAGCTTCAGGCTCAGATAAAAGAGGCGAAAGACGATTTAAAGAAGAAGGGCCTGAAGATGTGA